From a region of the Salvelinus alpinus chromosome 2, SLU_Salpinus.1, whole genome shotgun sequence genome:
- the LOC139568556 gene encoding fibroblast growth factor 8b-like produces the protein MKKYLTYFNMRLRTSRLGYLLLQFLALCFYTQNTVQSHSPPPNFKHHVNEQCRLSDRMSRRLIRTYQLYSRTSGKHVQVLGNKKVNAMGDDGAVHAKLVVETDTFGSRIRIKGAKTGYYICMNKTGKLIGKRKGRGKDCIFTEIVLENNYTALQNAKYEGWYMAFTRKGRPRKASRTKQHQREAHFMKRQPRGHLLGVTQPFDALPLPVVPFHPRRTKHTHHHSSGAH, from the exons ATGAAGAAATATTTGACTTATTTCAATATGAGGCTTAGAACATCGAGATTAGGCTACCT GTTACTTCAGTTCTTAGCGCTGTGTTTTTACACACAG AACACAGTGCAGTCCCACTCCCCACCTCCTAATTTCAAGCACCATGTGAACGAGCAGTGCCGGTTGTCTGACCGAATGAGCCGCCGGTTGATTCGGACCTACCAGCTCTACAGCCGGACCAGCGGCAAACATGTCCAGGTTCTGGGCAATAAGAAAGTGAATGCCATGGGCGACGACGGAGCTGTGCACG CCAAACTTGTGGTGGAGACGGACACGTTTGGTAGTCGTATTCGGATCAAAGGAGCAAAGACTGGCTACTACATCTGCATGAACAAGACGGGGAAATTGATTGGCAAG CGGAAGGGTCGCGGCAAAGACTGCATCTTCACAGAGATCGTTCTGGAGAACAACTACACTGCTCTCCAGAACGCTAAATATGAGGGATGGTACATGGCCTTCACACGCAAAGGAAGACCCCGCAAGGCCTCCAGGACCAAGCAACACCAGAGGGAGGCCCACTTCATGAAACGCCAGCCCAGGGGCCACCTCCTGGGTGTCACCCAGCCCTTTGATGCCCTCCCCCTCCCTGTGGTCCCCTTCCACCCTCGGAGGACTAAACATACCCATCACCACAGCTCAGGGGCCCACTGA
- the LOC139568557 gene encoding protein DPCD-like isoform X2 — MAVQSWSALLKASTKTALIHDDGKEMAEEYDLTTDELIVRKWRSKSTLKGQGPWEIEVGEPVPSTVACLESDVIKENCSNPVFMRKDTKTSFLWRVRNLPYPKEVYNISVEPDQRCCIIRTNNKKYYKKFNVPDLNRSQLPLDSSALNFTHANNTLIVSYKKPKEILTLEHELLREVKKLKGTNEGDVDCKTQ, encoded by the exons ATGGCTGTGCAGAGCTGGTCAGCTCTCCTAAAAGCATCCACGAAAACCGCTTTAATACACGATG ATGGGAAAGAAATGGCAGAAGAATATGACTTGACAACAGATGAGCTCATTG TACGAAAGTGGCGTTCAAAAAGCACCTTGAAGGGACAGGGACCATGGGAGATAGAAGTCGGAGAGCCAGTCCCATCTACTGTAGCCTGTTTGGAATCAGATGTTATCAAGGAAAACTGTTCAAAC CCTGTATTTATGCGCAAAGACACAAAGACCAGTTTCCTGTGGAGAGTCCGGAACCTTCCGTACCCCAAAGAGGTCTACAACATTTCAGTGGAGCCTGATCAACGATGCTGCATCATACGAACAAATAACAAAAA GTACTACAAGAAGTTTAATGTTCCTGATCTGAACCGAAGCCAGCTGCCATTGGATAGTTCCGCGCTCAACTTCACCCACGCCAATAACACGTTAATTGTCAGT TACAAGAAGCCCAAGGAGATATTAACGCTTGAGCACGAGCTACTCCGGGAGGTGAAGAAACTGAAGGGAACCAATGAAGGGGACGTCGACTGCAAAACTCAATGA
- the LOC139568557 gene encoding protein DPCD-like isoform X1, whose translation MAVQSWSALLKASTKTALIHDGIRKIHYLFTDGKEMAEEYDLTTDELIVRKWRSKSTLKGQGPWEIEVGEPVPSTVACLESDVIKENCSNPVFMRKDTKTSFLWRVRNLPYPKEVYNISVEPDQRCCIIRTNNKKYYKKFNVPDLNRSQLPLDSSALNFTHANNTLIVSYKKPKEILTLEHELLREVKKLKGTNEGDVDCKTQ comes from the exons ATGGCTGTGCAGAGCTGGTCAGCTCTCCTAAAAGCATCCACGAAAACCGCTTTAATACACGATG GGATAAGGAAGATACACTATCTCTTTACAGATGGGAAAGAAATGGCAGAAGAATATGACTTGACAACAGATGAGCTCATTG TACGAAAGTGGCGTTCAAAAAGCACCTTGAAGGGACAGGGACCATGGGAGATAGAAGTCGGAGAGCCAGTCCCATCTACTGTAGCCTGTTTGGAATCAGATGTTATCAAGGAAAACTGTTCAAAC CCTGTATTTATGCGCAAAGACACAAAGACCAGTTTCCTGTGGAGAGTCCGGAACCTTCCGTACCCCAAAGAGGTCTACAACATTTCAGTGGAGCCTGATCAACGATGCTGCATCATACGAACAAATAACAAAAA GTACTACAAGAAGTTTAATGTTCCTGATCTGAACCGAAGCCAGCTGCCATTGGATAGTTCCGCGCTCAACTTCACCCACGCCAATAACACGTTAATTGTCAGT TACAAGAAGCCCAAGGAGATATTAACGCTTGAGCACGAGCTACTCCGGGAGGTGAAGAAACTGAAGGGAACCAATGAAGGGGACGTCGACTGCAAAACTCAATGA